One genomic window of Leptospira perdikensis includes the following:
- a CDS encoding aminopeptidase P N-terminal domain-containing protein — protein sequence MKLPDKKIREYNGKLYQSRITHIQKKLKKGEIFLLFAANHKIRNRDVEYKFRQNSDFYYLTGITEEDSILVLTSEVSGMFCLPKDKEKEIWTGIRLGKEKIKSMLDLDFSYDLSDWEKEKPAILIGNHTLYYFFGENPDRDRELITECRNLSERAREGKFGPQRIENPNFLHEERLIKSKEEITLLKNAAEVTKLGHMRIMRESKPGMYEYELEALLDQEYLKYGSIGGGYGHIVAAGKNACILHYVSNDDILKDGDLVLVDSGAEWNYYTADVTRVFPVGKKFTEAQKTIYEIVLYAQKNAIRSSVVGTPFNEVHEKTVRFLADCLREMGFLKGSLEEIIDKGTYRKFYMHRTGHYLGMDVHDVGRYFLEGKSRPLKDGQVVTVEPGLYFDPTDDSIPKEFRGIGIRIEDDILIHGKNPINLTESIPKEISDIEALKV from the coding sequence ATGAAATTGCCTGATAAAAAAATAAGAGAATACAACGGAAAGTTATACCAAAGCCGAATCACGCATATCCAAAAGAAGTTAAAAAAAGGGGAGATTTTTTTACTCTTTGCTGCAAACCATAAAATTAGAAATCGAGATGTAGAATATAAGTTTCGTCAGAATTCAGATTTTTATTACCTAACGGGAATCACAGAAGAAGATTCAATCCTTGTCCTGACAAGTGAGGTTTCGGGAATGTTCTGTTTGCCGAAAGATAAAGAGAAAGAAATTTGGACAGGAATTCGTTTAGGAAAAGAAAAAATTAAATCAATGTTAGATTTAGATTTTTCTTATGACTTAAGTGATTGGGAAAAAGAAAAACCGGCCATCCTTATTGGAAATCATACTCTTTATTATTTTTTTGGAGAAAATCCTGATCGGGACCGGGAACTCATTACAGAATGCCGTAACCTTTCGGAACGAGCTCGGGAAGGAAAATTCGGTCCGCAGCGCATCGAAAATCCTAACTTCCTACACGAAGAAAGGTTAATCAAATCTAAAGAAGAAATTACGCTTTTAAAAAATGCAGCTGAAGTAACTAAACTTGGTCATATGCGTATTATGCGAGAAAGTAAACCGGGAATGTATGAATACGAATTAGAAGCACTCCTTGACCAAGAATACTTAAAATATGGATCCATTGGTGGAGGGTATGGCCATATTGTTGCTGCCGGAAAAAATGCCTGTATCCTCCACTATGTGAGCAATGACGACATTTTAAAGGATGGTGATTTGGTTCTAGTCGACTCAGGAGCCGAGTGGAATTATTACACTGCCGATGTGACCAGGGTTTTTCCTGTTGGGAAAAAGTTCACTGAAGCTCAAAAAACAATTTATGAAATTGTTTTATATGCTCAAAAAAATGCCATCAGAAGTTCTGTTGTAGGAACCCCATTCAATGAAGTGCATGAAAAAACCGTTCGATTTCTTGCTGATTGCTTAAGAGAAATGGGGTTTTTGAAAGGAAGTTTAGAAGAGATTATCGACAAGGGTACTTATCGAAAGTTCTATATGCATCGTACGGGCCATTATTTAGGAATGGATGTACACGATGTAGGTCGCTATTTTTTAGAAGGAAAGTCTAGACCACTTAAGGATGGTCAGGTGGTGACAGTAGAACCAGGTTTGTACTTTGATCCCACAGACGATTCCATTCCAAAAGAATTTAGAGGGATTGGAATCCGTATCGAAGATGATATTTTGATTCATGGAAAAAATCCGATCAACTTAACAGAGTCTATTCCCAAAGAAATTTCTGATATTGAAGCCCTAAAGGTCTGA
- a CDS encoding MarR family winged helix-turn-helix transcriptional regulator → MTRELPKRFRSVRYFDRISSEIAEIVRWEMERLGYPGLTTSHFEILTFLLRSSVPINMTQIAKTIEKTKPTCTVLVNRLVKEGLVERNPSPSDGREWALLLSKDGKKIRKKIVTISAKLLSLQTWGISKENEDILYPILDEIYKHIRKKKES, encoded by the coding sequence ATGACTAGAGAACTTCCTAAACGTTTCCGCTCGGTTCGTTATTTCGATCGAATCAGTTCAGAAATTGCTGAAATCGTACGTTGGGAAATGGAAAGGTTAGGGTATCCAGGACTTACCACTTCCCATTTTGAAATTCTCACTTTTCTTTTGCGAAGTTCTGTCCCCATCAATATGACTCAAATTGCAAAAACGATAGAGAAAACAAAACCAACTTGTACGGTGCTTGTGAATCGTTTGGTAAAAGAAGGTCTTGTGGAAAGAAATCCTTCACCAAGTGATGGAAGGGAATGGGCCTTACTATTGTCGAAAGATGGAAAAAAAATACGAAAGAAAATTGTTACCATTTCGGCAAAACTCCTTTCGTTACAAACATGGGGAATTTCAAAAGAAAACGAGGACATTTTGTATCCTATCCTCGATGAAATTTACAAACACATACGAAAGAAAAAAGAAAGTTAG
- a CDS encoding enoyl-CoA hydratase/isomerase family protein, which translates to MISFEQVDGIGFIRLGINDKNSFSNESFLALKKTIQSAKESNSKVIVLKSDSPGTFSLGLDLTTVSTMDMSKDLAPFLNLFYENLKDLFTLPVPTIAEISGHALGYGAMLALVCDYRYVLEDIRFGLPEVKIGIQVPSFIYALLGEAVGNDAAKRHVLLGDAFKAKEMPTLFEEIASNEEDLKKKSKSLQTKLKKNSLSAMKDTKAGILNVQKNLLALVETDIKATIQSIQSKDAQEGISASVQVRRPVFTS; encoded by the coding sequence ATGATTTCATTCGAACAAGTAGACGGAATCGGGTTTATCCGATTGGGAATCAATGACAAGAACAGTTTTTCTAACGAATCGTTTTTGGCTTTGAAAAAAACAATCCAATCTGCAAAGGAATCTAATTCCAAAGTTATCGTTTTAAAAAGTGATTCACCAGGGACCTTCTCTTTAGGTCTTGATTTAACCACCGTAAGCACAATGGATATGTCAAAAGATCTGGCACCTTTCTTAAATTTATTCTATGAAAATTTAAAAGACCTTTTCACACTTCCTGTTCCAACCATTGCCGAAATTTCTGGTCATGCACTAGGTTATGGAGCAATGCTTGCTCTTGTCTGCGATTACCGCTATGTTCTAGAAGACATTCGTTTTGGGCTTCCGGAAGTAAAAATTGGAATCCAAGTTCCTTCTTTTATTTATGCTCTTCTTGGCGAAGCTGTTGGAAATGATGCGGCAAAACGACACGTTTTGTTAGGTGATGCCTTTAAAGCAAAAGAAATGCCAACGTTGTTTGAAGAAATTGCCTCAAACGAAGAAGACTTGAAGAAAAAATCCAAGTCCTTACAAACAAAACTGAAAAAAAATTCTCTCTCTGCAATGAAAGATACAAAGGCTGGAATTTTGAATGTTCAAAAAAATCTTTTGGCACTCGTCGAAACAGATATCAAAGCTACCATCCAAAGCATTCAATCCAAAGATGCACAGGAAGGTATTTCCGCTTCGGTCCAAGTCAGAAGACCCGTCTTTACTTCCTAA
- a CDS encoding M20 metallopeptidase family protein: MKIYPTKRKEEMVRYRRTFHQFPELKYEEKETASFVQAHLESLGFQVESGIAETGLVALFDSGIPGKTVLVRADMDALPIHEENTHDYKSKTPGKMHACGHDGHTSILMALSSELKTSFSEFVPKGRVLLCFQPAEEGGSGADRMIASGILDRYQVDSVFALHVWNHIDLGKVGVVNGTMMASVDEFKIYIKGTSGHGAMPQHTVDPIVVGSHLVTALQTLVSRNVDPLEPCVVTVGSFHSGNAFNVIPETAVLHGTVRTYSKSVYEMIPKRMEALVKQVASGFGATIDFEYNRIDKPTINDPAMADIVRVATKNVLGEDSLTEENTRTMGGEDFSAFLMERPGCYFFIGSRNESKGLVHPHHSSFFDFDEDALPIGLSVMKEVIKTYLLTSK; the protein is encoded by the coding sequence ATGAAAATTTATCCCACGAAACGCAAAGAGGAGATGGTTCGTTACAGGCGAACCTTCCACCAGTTTCCAGAACTCAAGTATGAGGAAAAGGAAACTGCCTCTTTTGTACAAGCCCACTTGGAATCTCTTGGATTTCAAGTGGAGTCAGGGATAGCAGAAACCGGTCTTGTTGCCCTCTTTGATTCTGGAATTCCAGGAAAAACTGTCCTTGTCCGAGCCGACATGGATGCTCTCCCCATTCATGAAGAAAACACCCACGACTACAAAAGTAAAACACCAGGGAAAATGCATGCCTGTGGCCACGACGGTCATACCAGCATTCTTATGGCCCTTTCTTCCGAACTAAAGACATCCTTTTCCGAATTTGTTCCCAAAGGTCGTGTTCTTCTATGTTTCCAACCTGCAGAAGAAGGCGGTTCTGGCGCTGATCGTATGATTGCCTCGGGGATTTTGGACCGTTACCAAGTAGATTCTGTATTTGCCCTTCATGTCTGGAATCATATCGATCTTGGAAAAGTGGGAGTTGTGAACGGAACCATGATGGCTTCTGTAGATGAATTCAAAATCTATATCAAGGGAACTTCCGGCCATGGGGCAATGCCTCAACATACAGTGGATCCCATTGTTGTTGGTTCTCATTTAGTCACAGCTCTCCAAACCCTAGTTTCTAGGAATGTTGACCCCTTAGAACCTTGTGTGGTGACTGTTGGTTCTTTTCATTCGGGAAACGCATTCAATGTGATTCCCGAAACTGCGGTTTTACATGGAACTGTTAGAACTTATTCCAAATCAGTTTATGAGATGATTCCGAAACGAATGGAGGCACTCGTAAAACAAGTGGCTTCTGGATTCGGTGCAACCATTGACTTCGAATACAACAGAATCGACAAACCCACAATCAATGACCCGGCAATGGCAGATATAGTGAGAGTGGCGACAAAAAATGTTCTTGGAGAGGACTCACTTACGGAAGAAAATACTAGAACCATGGGTGGGGAAGATTTTTCGGCCTTCCTTATGGAACGACCTGGGTGTTATTTTTTTATAGGTTCGCGAAATGAATCCAAGGGCCTCGTTCACCCACATCACAGTTCCTTTTTTGATTTTGATGAAGACGCTCTTCCCATTGGGCTTTCGGTGATGAAAGAAGTCATTAAAACCTACCTTTTAACCTCCAAATAA
- a CDS encoding TolC family protein, with amino-acid sequence MQLSQWENGNTIPDSLQSGNGPKKLRLSISQAIEQVIENNTIVQNAKLEIVKADSPEWKNESKYTWKALASIQSSKQLFPSNRNNIFAGTIRSQDKISAGIEKQFRTGTYFKTEISTIRYDVNAFEDPSAQSGFGSLLAAPPMYTGAVSATLSQELLKYGFGKNEEDKEKLLKNQTLLVRENYINILTQLVVKILVDYWSLSIVDSRIATYEKVSKNTEEIRRLTLRKTGLGLSEGFEVNQWNQAYLRTQSLLEKAKVDRIEAERNLVRILNVDTGSSIEGITDLSETLPTGINLKADKEYALSRRTDYLILKREREIAKLALSTALAEDDPSLLATFSYSSIGQNFISPQDNFIARQRGITSFNHPQILAELKMSYPLWDLGIKAGIRDAETNLKVNEMKIQNLEQEISQEIDNRHEALESSHALLKDLLKTRKETEIFYNGLMERFRQGRYTAVNVKNALDSLANVELAVTQAKINFNINLVRYELAKNSLFEKYGLDLYSILEEVEKRAKLETDKL; translated from the coding sequence ATGCAGCTTTCCCAGTGGGAAAACGGCAATACAATTCCAGATTCTCTCCAATCGGGAAATGGCCCAAAAAAGCTCCGCCTAAGCATTTCTCAGGCAATCGAGCAGGTTATTGAAAACAATACCATTGTTCAAAATGCCAAATTGGAGATTGTAAAGGCTGACAGCCCCGAGTGGAAAAACGAATCGAAATACACTTGGAAAGCACTGGCGAGTATCCAATCCTCCAAACAACTTTTTCCAAGTAACCGAAACAACATCTTTGCCGGAACAATTCGTTCTCAAGATAAAATCTCAGCGGGGATAGAGAAACAGTTCAGAACAGGGACTTATTTCAAAACAGAAATCAGCACCATTCGTTATGACGTGAACGCATTCGAAGATCCTAGTGCACAATCTGGATTTGGAAGTTTGCTCGCTGCTCCTCCGATGTATACGGGAGCCGTTTCTGCGACTCTTTCCCAAGAACTTCTCAAATATGGATTTGGTAAAAACGAAGAAGACAAAGAAAAACTTCTGAAAAACCAAACCTTACTCGTTCGAGAAAACTATATCAATATCCTAACTCAACTTGTGGTTAAGATTCTCGTCGATTACTGGTCACTCAGCATTGTAGATTCACGAATTGCTACTTACGAAAAGGTTTCCAAAAACACCGAAGAGATCCGCCGTTTGACCTTACGTAAAACAGGACTTGGGCTTTCAGAAGGTTTCGAAGTCAATCAATGGAATCAGGCTTATTTACGAACTCAATCTCTTTTGGAAAAAGCAAAAGTAGATCGGATAGAAGCAGAAAGAAACCTAGTTCGAATTCTAAACGTTGATACGGGATCTTCTATAGAGGGAATTACTGACTTAAGCGAAACCTTACCCACAGGAATCAACTTAAAAGCTGATAAAGAATATGCACTCAGTCGCAGAACCGACTATCTAATCTTAAAAAGAGAAAGAGAGATCGCAAAACTTGCTTTGAGTACAGCACTTGCCGAAGATGATCCTTCCTTACTCGCAACTTTTTCTTATAGTTCGATTGGACAAAATTTCATTTCTCCTCAGGACAATTTCATTGCACGCCAAAGAGGAATCACTTCCTTTAACCACCCACAAATTCTTGCTGAATTAAAGATGTCTTATCCACTTTGGGATTTAGGAATCAAAGCTGGAATTCGGGATGCGGAAACCAATCTCAAAGTAAATGAGATGAAAATCCAAAACTTGGAACAGGAAATTTCCCAGGAAATTGACAATCGCCATGAAGCATTAGAATCGAGCCATGCTCTTCTCAAAGATCTGTTGAAAACAAGAAAGGAAACGGAGATTTTCTACAACGGGCTCATGGAAAGGTTTCGCCAAGGCCGTTATACCGCTGTTAACGTCAAAAATGCTCTAGATAGTTTAGCAAATGTGGAACTGGCAGTAACCCAAGCCAAAATCAATTTTAATATTAATTTAGTTCGTTATGAGTTGGCAAAAAATTCTCTTTTTGAGAAATATGGACTCGATCTCTATTCCATTTTGGAAGAAGTCGAAAAGAGAGCCAAATTAGAAACTGACAAATTATGA
- a CDS encoding thioredoxin domain-containing protein has product MSKKPNRLVHEKSPYLLQHAHNPVDWFPWGVEAFEKAKKEDKIILLSIGYSTCHWCHVMERESFEDDSTAEVLNRDFVCIKLDREERPDIDKIYMDALHAMGTQGGWPLNMFLTPVKEPILGGTYFPPENRYGKRSFKEVLRLVSEAWKNQRDELIQAAGDLTQYLRDNETRTNAGKVPGVEIIERNFERYLQVYDKEFFGFKTNSVNKFPPSMALSFLVEYSLRKKEPRALEMAFNTAYAMKFGGIYDQVGGGICRYATDHEWLVPHFEKMLYDNSLYVESLSQLFRATKDPFFLDVIREIVTYIRRDMSLEAGGIASAEDADSEGEEGKFYIWKYSEFQTVVPEEEVHGFWNVTEEGNFEHQNILNFYWKGKNPFVDGIQFKSEFLQKLDSVKEKLLAERNKRIRPLRDDKVLTSWNCLWIRALLSAYEVSGDKEYLLDAKKVYQFIKTQLIGEDGSILRRFREGEAKYFGTLPDYAEFIWVSFKLFQLDEDLEAYKMGKRSLEYLFSHFASTVGPFYESFHGNEDLIVRTMEGYDGVEPSGNSTILHLFHFLHSLGYKNNNLESKANAIFAYFLPELTENSLSYPSMISAFQKFQYPSKEVLVVYKDKTVSEVQSIRNKLGEIKDPNLVWLVLEESKVKVLAPELELLMGRSAGSGMMIYVCRNFTCELPKDNWEDAVALIQQ; this is encoded by the coding sequence ATGTCGAAAAAACCGAATCGTCTGGTTCATGAAAAAAGTCCTTATCTGTTACAACATGCACACAATCCCGTGGATTGGTTTCCCTGGGGAGTGGAAGCTTTCGAAAAAGCCAAAAAGGAAGATAAAATCATCCTTTTGTCCATTGGCTATTCGACCTGCCACTGGTGCCATGTAATGGAACGGGAATCATTTGAAGATGATTCTACAGCAGAAGTCTTAAACCGTGATTTCGTATGCATCAAGTTAGACAGGGAAGAACGCCCAGACATAGATAAAATTTATATGGATGCACTCCACGCAATGGGAACCCAAGGTGGTTGGCCCCTAAATATGTTTCTCACTCCAGTCAAAGAACCCATCCTTGGCGGAACTTACTTTCCTCCCGAAAATCGCTACGGAAAACGAAGCTTTAAAGAGGTCCTTCGTTTGGTTTCGGAAGCTTGGAAGAACCAAAGGGATGAACTCATTCAAGCTGCCGGCGACTTAACCCAATATTTACGAGATAATGAAACAAGAACCAATGCCGGAAAAGTTCCGGGAGTGGAAATCATTGAAAGAAATTTTGAACGTTATCTCCAAGTGTACGATAAAGAGTTCTTTGGGTTCAAAACAAACTCAGTGAATAAATTTCCGCCTAGTATGGCCCTTAGTTTCCTTGTGGAATACAGTTTGCGAAAAAAAGAACCAAGGGCTCTTGAGATGGCTTTTAACACAGCTTATGCCATGAAGTTTGGAGGGATATACGACCAGGTGGGTGGTGGAATTTGTCGTTATGCGACCGACCATGAATGGCTCGTTCCCCATTTTGAAAAGATGTTGTACGACAATTCGTTGTATGTTGAATCTCTTTCTCAACTGTTCAGAGCCACAAAAGATCCGTTCTTCTTGGATGTAATTCGAGAGATTGTCACCTATATCCGAAGAGACATGTCTTTGGAAGCTGGTGGGATTGCGAGTGCTGAAGATGCAGATTCCGAAGGTGAGGAAGGAAAGTTTTATATCTGGAAATATTCGGAATTCCAAACCGTCGTTCCGGAAGAGGAAGTCCATGGGTTTTGGAATGTCACGGAAGAAGGAAATTTTGAACACCAAAACATCTTAAATTTTTATTGGAAGGGAAAAAATCCCTTTGTCGACGGAATCCAATTCAAATCGGAATTCCTACAGAAACTAGACTCGGTAAAAGAAAAGTTACTCGCCGAAAGAAACAAACGAATTCGCCCCTTACGCGATGATAAAGTTCTCACTTCCTGGAATTGCCTATGGATTCGTGCTCTCCTCTCCGCTTATGAAGTCTCTGGGGATAAGGAATATCTTTTAGATGCTAAAAAAGTCTATCAGTTTATCAAGACACAACTAATAGGTGAAGACGGATCCATTCTCCGAAGGTTTCGGGAAGGAGAAGCAAAGTATTTTGGAACACTTCCTGATTATGCAGAATTCATCTGGGTTTCTTTCAAGTTGTTTCAATTAGATGAAGATTTGGAAGCTTACAAAATGGGAAAACGTTCTTTGGAATATTTGTTTTCTCATTTTGCTTCTACAGTGGGTCCATTTTACGAATCTTTTCATGGAAATGAGGATTTGATTGTGAGAACCATGGAAGGTTATGATGGAGTGGAGCCATCTGGAAATTCTACCATCTTACATTTGTTTCATTTTCTGCATTCCTTAGGTTATAAAAACAACAATTTGGAATCAAAAGCCAATGCGATCTTTGCTTACTTTCTCCCGGAACTAACAGAAAACTCTTTGAGTTATCCTTCTATGATTTCTGCTTTCCAAAAATTTCAATACCCTTCAAAGGAAGTTTTGGTGGTTTATAAAGACAAAACTGTTTCTGAAGTCCAATCCATCAGAAATAAATTAGGGGAAATCAAAGATCCAAATCTTGTTTGGTTGGTCTTAGAAGAATCTAAAGTGAAGGTTTTGGCACCGGAACTAGAGTTACTTATGGGAAGGAGCGCCGGTTCCGGAATGATGATTTATGTATGTCGTAACTTTACTTGTGAATTACCAAAAGACAATTGGGAAGACGCAGTCGCTCTTATACAACAATAG
- the rsfS gene encoding ribosome silencing factor codes for MPNISAETLEHLKKIKQTLIDKKCENIQFLDLKDVHSYLSLFVLATVKTETQGRSCAKDIDKYMKPLKLAVKRQNLADLPKDATGWILLDYGEICVHIMTDEMRTYYSLDRLWGDAAPIVV; via the coding sequence ATGCCGAATATCAGTGCCGAGACATTAGAACATCTCAAAAAAATAAAACAGACGTTAATTGACAAAAAATGTGAAAACATCCAGTTTTTGGATCTAAAAGATGTCCATAGTTATCTTTCTTTATTTGTGCTCGCAACAGTAAAAACGGAAACACAAGGAAGGTCTTGTGCTAAGGATATTGATAAGTACATGAAACCTTTGAAACTAGCTGTCAAAAGACAAAACCTCGCCGATCTTCCCAAAGATGCCACTGGTTGGATCCTTTTGGATTACGGTGAAATCTGTGTTCACATCATGACTGACGAAATGAGAACCTACTACTCATTAGATCGTCTTTGGGGTGACGCAGCTCCTATTGTTGTATAA
- a CDS encoding LytR C-terminal domain-containing protein gives MLREAPKKQTIPAKTLLIAAGSFFLIALLFLIFRSKAGFSLDQKFSQSKRLPILFSVLGEKDEYLFSLYAEFYPNEKKAALFFVNPKTSFDDGDKSLKEKGSSAPSYVESVLEDTLDSNIPFKIVWTKTQFQNWVNLLGGLNLFFEPKSLHITKNYARNKQTYILDGEDTFDWMSSLADDSMISHIRRLEIQETVLLTILEAIHEKKDLLGKQRVAFLHSQMTTNLSLKEWETLVDFLKKEKINFGVSEVPGEPIGRPKFKDEILKANEETVKVAFHKFSSELRSLSFSEGERARIEVLNGTPKNGLARYGKVLLNDKGLKVLSVDNAWDSSFKSSIILNRSGNTQYTDIISDTFQGRRVYFALRKDLGLDATVILGEDFQNSKD, from the coding sequence ATGTTACGTGAAGCTCCGAAAAAACAAACAATACCTGCAAAAACTCTTTTAATTGCGGCAGGTTCTTTCTTTTTGATTGCGCTTTTATTCCTAATTTTTCGTTCCAAAGCAGGGTTTTCTTTAGACCAAAAGTTTTCACAAAGCAAACGCCTACCTATCCTCTTTTCTGTATTAGGAGAGAAGGATGAATATTTATTTTCTCTATATGCTGAATTTTATCCCAATGAAAAAAAAGCGGCTCTTTTCTTTGTTAACCCCAAAACAAGTTTTGATGATGGAGACAAATCTCTAAAAGAAAAAGGGAGTTCTGCCCCATCTTATGTGGAATCTGTTTTAGAAGATACTTTAGACTCCAACATCCCTTTTAAAATTGTTTGGACTAAAACACAATTTCAAAATTGGGTTAATTTGCTTGGCGGACTCAATCTTTTTTTTGAACCAAAATCTCTCCACATAACAAAGAATTACGCGAGAAATAAACAAACTTATATTTTAGATGGGGAAGATACTTTTGATTGGATGAGTTCACTTGCTGATGATTCCATGATATCTCATATTCGTCGTTTGGAAATCCAGGAAACAGTTTTGTTGACTATACTAGAAGCGATTCATGAAAAAAAAGATTTACTAGGAAAACAACGAGTCGCTTTCCTCCATTCACAAATGACAACAAACCTATCTCTTAAGGAATGGGAGACATTAGTTGACTTTCTAAAAAAAGAAAAGATCAACTTTGGAGTATCGGAAGTCCCAGGAGAACCCATTGGGCGACCCAAATTCAAAGATGAAATTTTAAAGGCAAATGAAGAAACAGTAAAGGTTGCCTTTCATAAATTTTCCAGTGAACTTCGATCTCTTTCGTTTAGTGAGGGAGAACGAGCTCGAATTGAAGTCCTGAATGGAACCCCAAAAAATGGGCTTGCCAGATATGGGAAGGTGCTTCTGAATGATAAGGGTCTGAAAGTTCTCTCCGTTGACAATGCCTGGGACTCTAGTTTTAAATCCAGTATCATCTTAAACCGCTCCGGAAACACGCAGTACACGGATATTATCTCCGATACCTTCCAAGGACGAAGAGTTTACTTCGCACTTAGGAAAGATCTGGGGCTTGATGCCACTGTGATCCTCGGGGAAGATTTTCAAAATTCCAAGGACTAA
- the yqeK gene encoding bis(5'-nucleosyl)-tetraphosphatase (symmetrical) YqeK encodes MIPSPSASLQDWTIFFKNEVPVHVTETRFQHILRVAGYAESLAEIHGYPFPEKAYLAGLCHDITKQKKMEIHYELFRNYSVDTDGIPVQALHAFSAPLWLQREYGFQDVEIAKAISSHTLGNPEPTLLDKILYAADFLGSDYALRQPELSLWVQKTEEKLDYGVFMKAFQTIFFLMEKKEVIHPYTFYTYNQSANNLKETK; translated from the coding sequence ATGATCCCTTCCCCTTCGGCATCCTTACAAGACTGGACGATTTTTTTTAAAAACGAAGTACCCGTTCATGTTACGGAAACTCGTTTCCAACATATCTTGCGCGTTGCTGGTTATGCCGAATCCCTAGCGGAAATTCATGGTTATCCTTTCCCTGAAAAGGCCTATCTCGCAGGACTCTGTCATGACATCACAAAACAGAAAAAAATGGAAATCCACTATGAGTTATTTCGAAATTATTCTGTAGACACGGATGGAATTCCCGTGCAAGCCCTCCATGCTTTTTCGGCACCACTCTGGCTTCAAAGAGAATACGGATTTCAAGATGTCGAAATAGCAAAAGCCATCTCCTCTCATACACTCGGGAATCCAGAACCTACACTTTTGGACAAAATTCTTTATGCAGCTGATTTTTTGGGCTCTGACTATGCTTTACGGCAACCGGAACTTTCCCTGTGGGTTCAGAAAACAGAGGAAAAACTTGATTATGGTGTTTTTATGAAAGCCTTCCAAACCATTTTCTTTCTTATGGAAAAAAAGGAAGTCATTCATCCCTATACGTTTTATACGTATAACCAATCTGCGAATAATCTAAAGGAAACCAAATAG
- a CDS encoding nicotinate-nicotinamide nucleotide adenylyltransferase, with protein MEVFFFGGSFNPPHRGHRHVIETISKIYPKDLLYICPNYVSPFKLGEKSFTPDEIWNLCLAEFEGLLSKNVILWDEEIKKTNISYTIDSINTLKSLHPNSEISLVIGEDNLDSFDKWKSYLEILKATKKIIIVRRDTPPLKEISIPTFLPKSQILILENPILPMSSREIRKVSNGDWDSQFVLPKTRVLAMQFLKARQERSSE; from the coding sequence ATGGAAGTTTTCTTTTTTGGAGGAAGTTTCAACCCCCCTCATCGGGGTCACCGCCATGTGATAGAAACCATTTCCAAAATATATCCGAAGGACCTACTTTATATTTGTCCAAATTATGTTTCCCCTTTCAAACTTGGGGAAAAATCTTTTACACCAGACGAAATTTGGAATCTTTGTTTGGCTGAATTTGAAGGATTACTTTCGAAGAATGTCATCCTCTGGGATGAGGAAATTAAAAAGACGAATATTAGTTATACGATCGATAGCATAAATACCCTGAAGTCTCTCCATCCAAATTCTGAAATCTCTCTTGTGATTGGAGAAGATAATTTAGATTCTTTTGATAAATGGAAATCCTATTTAGAAATTCTAAAGGCCACAAAAAAAATCATCATCGTCCGAAGAGATACACCTCCCCTAAAAGAAATTAGTATCCCTACATTTTTACCCAAATCACAAATTCTCATTTTGGAAAATCCTATTCTTCCTATGAGCAGTAGGGAAATCCGCAAGGTTTCGAATGGAGACTGGGACAGCCAATTTGTTTTACCCAAAACAAGAGTTCTAGCAATGCAGTTTTTAAAGGCTAGACAGGAGAGGAGTTCCGAATGA